The sequence AAACCTACTCCATCTATGGATCGACCGGAGCGGATGACTGCTTCAATGACGACTACGCCCAACGCTACCTTGAAGGGCGCTATAGCTACATCTCGGATCTCGATACAGCTCCCATCCATCCCTGCCATCGAGAGTTTTTGTCCAGCATTCAGGTCAAAGCTAGCTTAGTCATGCCAATTTTACCAGAGCGCCCTGATCACAAGCGTCTGTGGGGGCTGCTCGCTGCCCACCAATGCACAGAACCACGTTGGTGGTCTACATCCGATATGGACACCATGCAGGCCGCAGCCCAAAAGCTAGCCCAACGGTCATCCATCCAGAACCTGTGACCACCTGTGACCCTGCCGACATCTATGCACCTGCCACCTGTTCCGAGCAGCGGGGGTGATGAATCAGGGTATGAATCTCGAACGAGACGCCCTGAAACCTCCTGCCTAGGTTTGCAGAGTCATACTACTATTCAGCAACGTCTTCGCAACATCCGAAAATCTAGGTCAAAAATAATTCGCGAATGCCGCCGCTACCAATTTCTACAGCGAGGGCGGCCAGCAAAAAGCCGAGGATTTTGGTAATAATCACAGCGCCTTCAACTCCAATCCAGCGATCGATGCGGGATGACTGACGCACAATAAACCAGGTGACGATCATGGCGCTGATGATACCTGCCACAACACTGACACGAGCGGTGGGTGATTCTGACATGAGAATCATCACGGTGGTGAGGGTGCCAGGCCCAGCCATGAGGGGGAGTGCTAGGGGCGTAATGGCCACATCACGCTCTTCGTCTACCACAGGAGTATCCATACCGCCTTGCAGCATGTCCAAGGCAATCAGCAGCAGCAGTAGTCCACCTGCGACTTTGAGAGATGCCATGCTGATATGTAAGTAGCCCAAAATTGCTTGACCGCCAAAGGCAAAGCCCAGTAATACAGCCGTTGCCACCACGGAAGCTCGATCCACAACTCGCCGTTTTTGAGCAACATCCATGCCTTTGGTTAACACAATAAAGATGGGTGCATTCCCGAGCGCGTCCGCCAATACAAAGACGGCTACAAAGGTTTGTACAAAGATCGAGCTATCCATTCTTCCCCCTGTTTGATTGAACCAGAATGTGATGTGAGGTTCAGCATAGGCATCTGCAGGCATCTGTGCTGCTATGGATGAGCAAACAGCCCCCTCAGGTGTGTTCGAGGGGGCTGTTTGCATCCTAGATTCTAGGATGGCTAGATGCTAACGAGTAGCGGCGGGCATTCCTAAGATGTCCTCAATCTTAGGCATTTGATCCAGCGGAATCACTCGCCCCTCATCCTCAAACTTGGCGATTTGGTCGAAGTTCAAGTATCGATATAGCTCCGATGCAAAGGGATTGATCTTATTCGCCACTACTTCCAGATATTCCTCCATCGTGGGAATGCGACCCAACAGTGCGCAGGCTGCCGACAGCTCTGCTGAACCTAGATAAACCTGGGCTCCCTTACCCATGCGGTTGTTGAAGTTGCGGGTTGAGGTAGACATCACTGTTGTTTCATCAGCCACGCGAGCTTGGTTGCCCATGCAGAGAGAACAGCCTGGCATCTCCGTGCGAGCACCGGCTGCGGCAAAAATACCGTAGTATCCCTCTTCCCGCAGTTGTTTTTCATCCATACGTGTGGGTGGACAGATCCACAAGCGCCCCTGCACTGGGCCCGCTCCTTCCATCACCTTCGCCGCCGCTCGGTAGTGACCAATGTTGGTCATGCAGGAACCGATGAAGATTTCATGGATGGGATCGCCAGCGACTTCAGACAAGGTTTTGATATTATCTGGATCGTTAGGGGCCGCTACCAACGGTTCTTTGATCTCATTCAGGTCAATCTCGATGACTTCTGCATACTCCGCGTCTGGATCCGCAGACATCAGGTAAGGATTGGCAAGCCACTCTTCCATCTTGGCGATGCGACGGGTGAGGGTACGAGCATCTTGGTAGCCGCGGGCGATCATATTTTTCATCAAGGCAATGTTCGATCGCAGATATTCCGCGACGGTCTCTTCACTGAGCTTGATGGTGCAGCCTGCGCAGGAGCGTTCTGCAGTGGCATCGGTCAGTTCAAAGGCTTGCTCTAACTTTAGATCGGGTAAGCCTTCCATTTCCATAATCCGACCGGAG is a genomic window of Candidatus Obscuribacterales bacterium containing:
- a CDS encoding GAF domain-containing protein, whose product is MSPDSQLNLSHQLQKLRQQRYTDRQVNKTRSLQIQALLQRLTDHLEQDAFIQDTTDSLRRSLQCDRVVIYYFYYEWKGQVTFESLSQQTYSIYGSTGADDCFNDDYAQRYLEGRYSYISDLDTAPIHPCHREFLSSIQVKASLVMPILPERPDHKRLWGLLAAHQCTEPRWWSTSDMDTMQAAAQKLAQRSSIQNL
- a CDS encoding MarC family protein, coding for MDSSIFVQTFVAVFVLADALGNAPIFIVLTKGMDVAQKRRVVDRASVVATAVLLGFAFGGQAILGYLHISMASLKVAGGLLLLLIALDMLQGGMDTPVVDEERDVAITPLALPLMAGPGTLTTVMILMSESPTARVSVVAGIISAMIVTWFIVRQSSRIDRWIGVEGAVIITKILGFLLAALAVEIGSGGIRELFLT